In one Diabrotica virgifera virgifera chromosome 5, PGI_DIABVI_V3a genomic region, the following are encoded:
- the LOC126884883 gene encoding uncharacterized protein LOC126884883 — MAGGSSSEPPDKCKFCAKFTSTSDIKCLGNTCDVVVHVKCFDAISKVVFVDKNSFYCRNCSVNKGHCSAPMCDKLSCEKVVLEKEIECLSREREVLNKYVSELEYTNNLLKSKTPVSDDFPVQPSNSTSLFLPISDRPAKSYSGALKINKTGCDSVLLIRSTNQNITNVQVDSDIKSKINLSSTKATVDSTKLVRNGVLINCSNAMSLEKLKECLTKQLGNTYSVTEPKKLNPRLMIRGVNAASLETTSFLQDLITLNDLNVNEDDIKIVTKVKFKERFNVVLEVSPALYKAVIERGFLYIGWLKCYVSEHVNIVKCFQCCKAGHQKKNCLSNLVCPKCSESHEMKDCTSQTMCCNNCKTLNVRYKLNLDTAHVANSSVCGYLLGKIEQLKTRIQYV; from the coding sequence ATGGCAGGCGGTTCGAGCAGTGAACCTCCTGACAAATGTAAATTTTGTGCTAAATTTACTTCAACAAGTGACATTAAATGTTTGGGTAATACCTGTGATGTTGTTGTGCACGTCAAGTGTTTTGATGCAATTTCGAAAGTTGTGTTTGTCGATAAAAACTCGTTCTATTGTCGTAATTGTTCTGTTAATAAAGGACATTGTTCTGCTCCAATGTGTGATAAGTTATCATGTGAAAAAGTTGTATTGGAGAAGGAGATTGAATGTCTGTCACGAGAAAGGGAAGTTTTAAATAAGTACGTTTCTGAATTGGAATATACAAATAATCTGCTTAAATCAAAAACGCCGGTAAGTGACGACTTTCCAGTACAACCTTCTAATTCTACCAGTTTATTTTTGCCAATTAGTGATAGGCCAGCAAAAAGTTACTCGGGTGCcttgaaaataaacaaaactggatGTGATTCTGTTTTGCTTATAAGGTCAACGAACCAAAATATTACTAACGTACAGGTAGATAGCGATATTAAATCGAAAATTAACCTTTCTTCTACAAAAGCTACTGTCGATAGTACTAAGTTGGTAAGAAATGGAGTTTTGATTAACTGTAGCAACGCAATGTctttagaaaaattaaaagagtGCCTTACCAAACAATTAGGAAATACTTATTCTGTTACTGAACCAAAGAAATTAAATCCGAGATTAATGATTCGTGGCGTAAATGCAGCCTCTCTGGAAACAACAAGTTTTTTGCAAGACCTTATTACTTTAAATGATCTCAACGTAAATGAAGATGATATAAAAATAGTAACAAAAGTTAAGTTTAAGGAACGTTTCAACGTCGTGTTGGAGGTTTCACCAGCTTTATACAAAGCGGTAATAGAAAGAGGTTTTCTGTATATAGGCTGGCTCAAATGTTATGTTAGTGAACACGtcaatattgtaaaatgttttcaatgttgTAAAGCCGGTCACCAGAAAAAAAATTGTCTTAGTAATTTAGTATGCCCGAAATGTTCTGAATCTCATGAAATGAAAGATTGTACCAGTCAGACTATGTGTTGTAATAATTGTAAAACGTTAAACGTAAGATACAAACTTAATTTAGATACAGCTCATGTTGCAAACAGTTCAGTTTGTGGTTATTTACTAGGTAAAATTGAGCAACTTAAAACTAGAATTCAGTATGTCTAA